From Simonsiella muelleri ATCC 29453:
TAATTTTTCTACTTCTTCCACGCGAATGCCAATCGGTAAACTGATTTTCAGGCTGCCTTTAGCGACCTTTGCGCCTGCGCTCAATGTCATGCGCGTACCATTGGCTTTGACCTCAACGGATTTGCGTTCACTTTGGGCAATGTATTGTTCAGCCGTCCAATCTAATACAGCTGCATTCAAATTAGTCGGATAAAATCGCCCCTCGCCATAATGCACATAACCACCACATGCGCCTGTGATGCTGCCGTTGCTGTCTTGTGCGGTGCGCGGCGTTCCGTCATGCCACGACAAGCGCAACGTGGACGGCTTCAAACGTGGCACTGGAATTTCAGGCAACCGAACCGCCGATGACATCGGTTGTGGCGCAATCACAGAACCTGCCATTTTGTCGCCCAGCGTCTTGTAAAAACCATCAGGCGACCACGACACCAACAAACCACTTCCCACATCAGGCAACACAGGCAAACTGATTTTCAGGCTGCCTGAAGTCGTGATTTCGCCACGTACTTCGCCTGTTTCATCGTGTAAGCTGTTGTCCGAATAGCCTGTTAATTCGTACCACTGACCGCCAGCGCGATACGACACCCCCACGCTGCCACGTGCAGGCATTGGGCGCAACAGCAACGCAAATTCCGTGCTTTGATTGGTTTCTTTGATGGGCGAAGTGGCGGAATAGGCATAATTTTGATATTTCACGGCTGGCGTGGCGTAAATTCGCCCAATTTGTTGATTTTTAACGCCATAAATCACACCTTTGGCGTAATCAATCTGTAAAATTTCGCCATTTGAATTTTTCAGGCTGCCTGAACCATCATCTACCCAACCTGTCAATTCTACTGATGTCGGTAATACGCCAGTATCAAAATACACATTACCATCAGACACATAAGCTGAACCAGCGTACACCACACGGCGTGGCGCGGTGGGAATCCACAACGGTTTGCCACTAGCCCAATCGTCCGCCAACGCAGTGCTAACCGTGGACGTGGGAATTAATTTTTCAAAAATCGTGTCTACATTGATTTCTACCGCGCCTTGTTTCAATTCTTTTTTGATGGGACGAACGCCATAATATTTACCGCTATCAGATACTTGCGTTTTCAAGACTTCCACAGCTGGGGAGATTTGGGTGCGTGATGGCGATTTCACGCCTTGCAAATCCAAACTCAAGGCATTTTGCGTTTCCATTTCAATTACGCGAACTTGGAATGTGCCTTTGTCGTCTTCAAATGTTTGAATACTATGGGTTAATTTGTCAATACGAAAATATTCAAATTGCTGTTGTTTGTTAGCATCTACATAACCCAGCGCGTAGCGTTCGCCTACCAAAGGCAAGGGCGCATCTAAAGATTGATAGGTTTGTACTAAACGGCTGTTCCGTCTTTGTGTCCCCAGTAAAGTCATTCGGCTGGCGATGGTTGGATTAGAATACGCTTCAATGCGCGGCATGATTTCGGCGCGTGTTTGCGCGTAGTAATCAGCAGGACACGCCAAAATAGAGACGGCTGGGTCTTCGGGCGGTTCGCTGATAATCACGTTTGCGCCCAACAAAGCCGCCGCATCAGCACGGCTAACGGCTGCGTAAGCCAAACGCACATTGACGCGTCCACGCGTTTTGTCCAAATCTGATACCGCGTTGAAAAGTTCGTTCGTTGTGCCATTTAATTGAACGCCTGTCATTGCGCCGCCGCCGTCATCGGTATCGGTTAGGCGTTGGCTGGCGTAAAATTTTAAATCTTGTTGTGTGATTTCGGTTTTGCGTTGCATTTGGTTTCCTATTTTTTCAGGCAGCCTGAAAAGAAAAAACGAACCTTTTAAGAGGTTCGTTTGTTATCTTTTTGAATTTGTTTAATGAGTTCTTGGGCGATTTGTGGCATTAACTCTTTAATTAAATTTGGGATTTGCTGTTTAATTTGGTTATCACGCGCTGCCAGTGCTTCGGTTACACCACTAAAATCAAATTGCATACCACGCCAATCCATGTCGCTTAAATCCACCTTGTTTTCAGGCAGCCTGAACCGCATTTGTTCGGCTTCGCGCTGCAAACGTTCGCGTTCTTGCTGTTGGCGTTGCTGTTCGGCTTCACGTTGTTGCTGCAAACGCTGTTGTTCGGCTTCGCGCTGTTGTTGTTGGCGTTCACGTTCTTGTTCGGCTTCACGCTCGGCTTGGGCTTGGTAAGCGGCTTGTTGGGCAGCAATGGCAGCCGCGTAATCGTCTTGCGCTTGGCGGTTGCCTGTTTTTTGCGCTTGGGCTTGTTTTCGCTTGAGCGCATTTAGTTTCTCTTGTTGCTCTAATTTTTGCACATCGCCATCACGACCTTGTGCGCGGAGCAATTCTTTCTCGGCTTCTCTGCGTGCGTTGGCGGCTTCGTCTGCCAGTTGTTGCATTTTTTGACGCGCTTTATCAATCGCTTGGTGTAAATTATTCAACGTGGTTTTGTCTAATTTTCTAGCGTTATTGGCTGCCATGAGTTCGGCGCGTGCCAAATGTTCGGCGATGTTGCCGCCGTTTTCGGTTTCTTCGTTCAAACGTTGGACGGTTTGATTGATGTTGATGTACATATCCTGTACGCTACGCAGCGTGTTAGCCCATGAAGCCGTGCCAAACGTGGCATACGCGCCCATTTTCTTAAGCGTTTCATGGACTTTTGAGCCTAAATCCGACATTTTATGCTGGCTGAATTCGGCTGCCTTGCCCACGTTTTCCACATTTTCCACAACTGCTTTGGCGGCTTGGCTTTGCGCTTGTGCGGATTCGGTCGCCGCTTGGGTAACTTGTTGATGTGCTTGAATTTGCGTATCGGCTGCTTGTTGGGTTTGCGCGGCTGCCTGAAGACTGGCTTTGCCTGTCGCATCAACCGTTACCGCATAGTTGTAGGCGGCGGCTTGTGATTGAACCCATGCTTGTTGTTGGGCATCGCCACTTGCCAGCATGGATTGCGCGGTTTTGGCAAAGGCAGCCTGAATATCCGCCGCCGTAGCCTGACCGCTGTTTTTGACCAATTCAAATGCTTGGCGGCTCTCTTCGCCAGCCAAGCGCAAACTTTCACGCGTTTGAATACCCAATGATTCAAAAGCTTGTGCGGTGGGGTCGGTATTTTGTTTCAATTGATTCAATTTTTGGTCGGCTGCCAAAATAGCGCGTTCCACGTCTTGCATGGACAGTTTGCCTGTCTCACCCAACTGATTGATTTTAAATTTCAACGCGTCAATATCGCCTTCAGACTGCGCGGTATCGGTTAGTTTGCTCAAACTTTCGCGTAACACCATGCCTGTGTTGATACCGTTTTGTTTCAAGCCGTCCAGTTGCGCGGTTAGTTTGTCAAAATGACCCAGTGCAGTGGTCATTGCGCCTGTTGTGCCTAACAACAAGGCATTCTCTAAACTCACACCCAGCGCGGTGGCGGCGGCTTCGGCATCGCCCAACGGTTTGCTGATTTGCGCCAAACCCAGTCCCACTTGTGGCGCAAGGGCAGCGATTTGATTAATCTCATCAGCGGTTAAACCTGCTTTTGCGCCTGCTTCGGACAGGCTATTTTTGAGCGCGAACAAGGCTTCGGGCGAGTCCATTTTTTCTACGGCTGCCTGAAACACGGTTGCCATTTGCTCGGCATGATTGCCAATACTGGCAGCTGCGGTGGCAAAATCAGCAATACTTGCGCTGGCTGCTTTGGATAGATTGCCTGAAAGCTGCTCCGCTGTTACGCCTAGATTGTTTAAAGCTGCTTGAGTTTGTGCGGTGTTGGCGGTGTTGTTGTCGCTGAAGTCTTTAAGTGCCAGTTGGCTTTGCATCAATTTGCCAGCCAGCAAGGCTTGTTCGGCAGATAGGTCGCGATAGGCTTGGGTATTGGCTTTGCCATCATCTACCATTTTTTTCAGGTTGCCTGAAACTTCATCGTATTTTTGCTGAATTTTGCTGTATTCTGCGCGTAATTCGGCTAATTTGGCTTTTTGTGCTTCAGCCGCTTGGGCTTCAGTGGCTTTGCGTTTTTCAGCTGCTTGGGCGGCGGCTTTTTGATTTTTTTCTAATTCACGTGCTAATTCGTTGGTGGTGCGAAATTCACGGTTCACATCTTCAAACGTACGGTCGGTTACCATCGCGTCCATATACGCAATGACTTTTGCCATGTTGTCGCCTAAATTTTGCGCAAACCCAACATTTTCATACAACCAAGTCCCCATGCCATGCCCAACTTCAAACGCTGCAAAGGCTTCAGCAGCAATGGCTGCCATTTCTTTGAGGCTGCCTGAAAGTTTTTTGATGGCGTTGTTATTATTGGACATATCGTCTAAATTGCCTTTGACTGCGTTTTTAATGTCGCGTCCGACTTCTTTAGCGGCTTGTGCTGCGTCTTTCAACTCTTTTTTGAGTTCGGATAATGATTTTTTGGTGTTGCCAAAACTGGTCTCACTGTCCACGCCCAACAGTTTCAAGGACGCACTCAAGCCCTCACTCGCCATTTTCGCGCCCAAAAACAACACCGCCATTTGACTCAAAACGGGATATTGCTCTGATACTGACGTAACCGCTTTGGCGACATCGCCTATGACATTCGCAGTCAATTGAATAATCGGCAGCAAGGTATTACCCAACTCAATGGCGGCACTGGCAATTTCGGCTTTGGCTTGATTCATTTTGCCTTCGGTGGTGTTGAGTGCAGCGTCGGCTTCTCGTTGCATTGCGCCAAAATTTTTGGTGTGGTCGGTGGCAGTGGCGACCGCTTCGGTATAGGTTTTCAGGCTGCCTGTGAGCAACGCCAAATCATCAGAATATTCCGCACCAAACATCTGCCCTAAAATCTCACTACGCGCTTGTTTGTCTAATTTATCAAGACGTTGCAAAAAATCATCTAGGGCGCGTTGTGGGTTGGTGGCGATGTTGGCAGCCATTTCTTCAGCCGATAAACCCAACGCGTTCAAACCGTCTTTGAAGTCATTCGTGCCGATTTTGGCGTTCTGCAATTTAGACAATAACGCATTAATTGCCGTGCCAGCCTCTTCGGGCGATTTGCCTAAGCTGACAAAAGTCGCCGCCAACGCCGCCGCTTCTTCTTTGAGCAAGCCAAATTGCTTGGCATTACCGCCCATTCGCATCAACACTTCGCCAATTTCTTTTTCTTTGGCGGCAGTGGTGTTGCCCAGTGCATTGATGGCATCGCCCAACTCTGCCATTTCGTTGATTTGCAAGCCGTATACATTGCTGATTTTAGCGGACATTTCGCCAGCCGCGTCCGCGCTGATGCCAAAGGCATTTGCCATTTGCGCGGTCATTTGGGTAAACTGCGGCAGCTTGTCAAACGCCAAACCCATTTGCCCACCAGCCGCCGCGATTTGCGCCAATTCATCGGGCATCATGCCCAATTGTCCTGCCATTTCTTTGAGGCTGCCTGAAAGCGCGTTAATTTGCTCGGGCGTGGCATCGGTTACTTTTTTGACTTGCGCCATTGCGCTTTCAAATTTAATCGCTTCGTTGGTTACATACGCCAAACCACCGCCAGCCCCCACCAAACCTTGAATGCCATTGGTCATATCAGCTAATGATGGCTTGGTTCTTTTCAAACTTTGCTCTAATTCGCCCACTTTTTGCGCGTGCAATTGAGCAGCACGCGCCAATTCGGCTTGCGATAAGCCACCGCTGCGCTTCAAATCATCAAATGCTTTGTCTAATTTTTGAATTTCTGCGCGTGCATGGTCGTCCACGTCCAAGCCCAGTGTGGTTTTGGCTGCGGCGATGCGCTGCATTTCTTGTACTTGTTCGCTGGCATCATCAACCGCTTGACTCAAATTGTTGATTTCTTGAATACCGTCCACGTTCGCGGTAATCTGAATACCTGCTGTGATATTGGATTGCGACATGATTTTTCTCTGAAAATAATTTTGCGGCAGTTATTTAAGGCAGCCTGAAACCCAGTTACCCAGTTTTCAGGCTGCCTGAAACGCCTATTTAAGCGTTAAACTCTTGATAAGAATATGGTACTTTGTTGCCATCTACGAGTACCGCCGTTCCTGTGAATTCGGCTTTGGCGAAATCATCGCTTAACCAGTCAATTTCACTGTTTGGCGCAACCACCATGCTGGGAATGTGTAAAATGAAGTTTTTTTGACTGGCGGCGTTGTAGCC
This genomic window contains:
- a CDS encoding phage tail tape measure protein gives rise to the protein MSQSNITAGIQITANVDGIQEINNLSQAVDDASEQVQEMQRIAAAKTTLGLDVDDHARAEIQKLDKAFDDLKRSGGLSQAELARAAQLHAQKVGELEQSLKRTKPSLADMTNGIQGLVGAGGGLAYVTNEAIKFESAMAQVKKVTDATPEQINALSGSLKEMAGQLGMMPDELAQIAAAGGQMGLAFDKLPQFTQMTAQMANAFGISADAAGEMSAKISNVYGLQINEMAELGDAINALGNTTAAKEKEIGEVLMRMGGNAKQFGLLKEEAAALAATFVSLGKSPEEAGTAINALLSKLQNAKIGTNDFKDGLNALGLSAEEMAANIATNPQRALDDFLQRLDKLDKQARSEILGQMFGAEYSDDLALLTGSLKTYTEAVATATDHTKNFGAMQREADAALNTTEGKMNQAKAEIASAAIELGNTLLPIIQLTANVIGDVAKAVTSVSEQYPVLSQMAVLFLGAKMASEGLSASLKLLGVDSETSFGNTKKSLSELKKELKDAAQAAKEVGRDIKNAVKGNLDDMSNNNNAIKKLSGSLKEMAAIAAEAFAAFEVGHGMGTWLYENVGFAQNLGDNMAKVIAYMDAMVTDRTFEDVNREFRTTNELARELEKNQKAAAQAAEKRKATEAQAAEAQKAKLAELRAEYSKIQQKYDEVSGNLKKMVDDGKANTQAYRDLSAEQALLAGKLMQSQLALKDFSDNNTANTAQTQAALNNLGVTAEQLSGNLSKAASASIADFATAAASIGNHAEQMATVFQAAVEKMDSPEALFALKNSLSEAGAKAGLTADEINQIAALAPQVGLGLAQISKPLGDAEAAATALGVSLENALLLGTTGAMTTALGHFDKLTAQLDGLKQNGINTGMVLRESLSKLTDTAQSEGDIDALKFKINQLGETGKLSMQDVERAILAADQKLNQLKQNTDPTAQAFESLGIQTRESLRLAGEESRQAFELVKNSGQATAADIQAAFAKTAQSMLASGDAQQQAWVQSQAAAYNYAVTVDATGKASLQAAAQTQQAADTQIQAHQQVTQAATESAQAQSQAAKAVVENVENVGKAAEFSQHKMSDLGSKVHETLKKMGAYATFGTASWANTLRSVQDMYININQTVQRLNEETENGGNIAEHLARAELMAANNARKLDKTTLNNLHQAIDKARQKMQQLADEAANARREAEKELLRAQGRDGDVQKLEQQEKLNALKRKQAQAQKTGNRQAQDDYAAAIAAQQAAYQAQAEREAEQERERQQQQREAEQQRLQQQREAEQQRQQQERERLQREAEQMRFRLPENKVDLSDMDWRGMQFDFSGVTEALAARDNQIKQQIPNLIKELMPQIAQELIKQIQKDNKRTS